The Pseudanabaena yagii GIHE-NHR1 genome segment TGATTATCCAGTTTAGCCAGTTAATCCATTTAGATGCTTTATGTTGACTCTCAGGAGAAGCTTTAGGTTTGCTGCTAAAGCCACGATTAACGGCTTCGGCTAACGGTGTAAATAGGCGATCGCTAATAATTCGCATGGTTGGCGATCGCCTTAAAAAGTCTAATACCCGTGACTCAGGTACTTGCGTAGCTTCAACCGTTTCATGCTTAAACTTTTCTGCCCAAGCAATCAGTGGTCGCCAAATCAAATAATCAATGATGGTAATAATCCCAATTAAAACAATAATCCCACAGAGAATCGCGATGTTATCTCCTTTATCGGCTGCTGCCTTCAGGAATGAACCCAACCCCGGTAATGTAAAGTTGCGATTGGAAAGGGTAAAGGATTCTGTTTGCATTAAAAAGAACCATCCACCAGCCACAGACATCACACTATTCCAAACTAACCCAACGACTCCCGATGGTAGTTCTAACGTCCAAAATCTTTGCCAAGGGCTAAGGCGATACACCTGACTAGCCTCAATTAACTCATTAGGAATGCTACTTAAAGATTGATAAAAACTAAAAGTCATATTCCATGTCATACCTGTAAAGATCAGCAAAATTGAAGCTAATTCGATGCCCAAGCGCTGTCCAGGGAATAAGCCCACTAAAGCTAATACCACAGCAGGTAAAAATGAAAGTACGGGAATTGACTGTAAAATATCTAATAAAGGAATGAGAACCTTTGCCCAAGTAGCAGAACGATAGGCAATGTAGGCATAGGTCAGGCTAAATATTAGTGATAAGCCATAGGCAGCAAGCATTCGCACTAAGGTCTGCAAAGCATAATTAGGTAAAAAACTTAAGGATAGATTGATGACATATTCACTATCATAGGTTCCTGTAAATTTACTCGCAGTCTGAACAATAATGAAAATCAGAGAGACGATCGCTAAAGGCAATAGCACATCGCCAATACCCCATCTGGTGCGAAACTCTGACTTAGGATCGATAGTGGGCTGAAACATAAGCAATCCAAGCTAAACCGTAGAATAAAAAATATGTACAGGCAAAAGATGCAGATAATTCTTTAAAAGCCTTGCTATGCAGAGCTTCTAAAGAATTATCTGGATAACAGAAAACTATGGGTTATCATCTTCAATTTGATGGTTACTCTCATCAATGAGGATAGAATCTGAGGAATCACGATAGTCAAATAATTCAACGGCACTATCTTCGATAAAGATTTCTCCTGAAGGCTCATCATAACTAAATAGCTCAGCATAGCGACCCCAATCCATTGCTGTCCTGAGTTGTCGTTGCGCTTCTTTACTAGTGAAATAATTCTCTAGGATATCGAGAACTAGTTCCTCAGAAATCCGATGATTGCGTTTAGCTAATAAAAGCTGACAAATCTGTTGGACTAAGCGAATGTGTTGCTGCAACAAATCACGAATAATTGCTTTGCGTTCATCAATATTACTATTGATAAACTTCTCTCCATTGGCTGACAGTTGAATATCCCCCTCAGTAACAGCAACTAGTTCCATTAATTTACTCGCATCAACAATTGGGAGTAAATCATCGACTTCTAATAACAGTTCTTGGGCAATACGATAAATATCCTTCTCTTGCCGACCTTCAAGTAGTTCCAATAAACCAGCTACTGATCCAATCCGCACATGGGGCAAAGATTGATATTTCGGTTGAGAAGGTGGTTTGGTTGTCGGGATAGAAGAAGTGGTGGTGGGCTGTGTGGAAATATCAGGGAGATCGGGATTAGTGAGGATTTTATAAACTTGGTCAACTAAAGCTTGGAATTCAGGGCTTTTGCGATCGCGATAATGGGGTAACGTGATTGGCAAATCGGCACGAATCCGTCCGGGGTTGCGACCTAATACAATCACGCGATCGGCAAGTGTCACTGCTTCTTCGATCCCATGAGTCACGATTAAAATCGATTTAGTGGGAATTCTTTTTTCAAGCCATAGGTCAAGTAGTTCAAAGCGCAAGTTTTCTGCCGTCAGTACATCTAGAGCTGAAAATGGCTCGTCCATGCACAATAGCTCAGGTTCAACAGCCAAAGCTCTTGCAAAACCAACACGTTGCCGCATTCCACCTGAAAGTTCTTTAGGATAGGCGTTTTCAAAGCCATCTAAGCCAATGACATCGATCATGCGGAGTGCTTTTTGTAATCTTGTATCCTTTGGTTCCCCCTTGGCTTTCAATCCCAGTTCCACATTTTCGAGAACCGTGAGCCAAGGGTAAAGTGCAAAATTTTGAAAGACGATCGCGACTCCAGGATTTAAGCCCACTAGAGGACGATTGTAATACAACACCCTGCCGCTAGAAGGTGGAATCAAACCTGCAATCATTCGCATAATTGTTGATTTGCCAGATCCCGAAGGACCTAACAACGCAATAATTTCACCTACT includes the following:
- a CDS encoding ABC transporter permease, with amino-acid sequence MFQPTIDPKSEFRTRWGIGDVLLPLAIVSLIFIIVQTASKFTGTYDSEYVINLSLSFLPNYALQTLVRMLAAYGLSLIFSLTYAYIAYRSATWAKVLIPLLDILQSIPVLSFLPAVVLALVGLFPGQRLGIELASILLIFTGMTWNMTFSFYQSLSSIPNELIEASQVYRLSPWQRFWTLELPSGVVGLVWNSVMSVAGGWFFLMQTESFTLSNRNFTLPGLGSFLKAAADKGDNIAILCGIIVLIGIITIIDYLIWRPLIAWAEKFKHETVEATQVPESRVLDFLRRSPTMRIISDRLFTPLAEAVNRGFSSKPKASPESQHKASKWINWLNWIIIGLVGFIVLGGTIEAALLLSQMPLASWQQVMIGSLYTSLRVLAVLILSLLITVPIGVTIGRSPKLAQILQPIVQIAASVPATALFPILLLGLANIGGGLDIGAVILMTLGSMWYILFNVIAGAQAIPSELFEAARVYKLSSLERWRTLILPGIFPYLVTGIITAVGGAWNASIAGEYIKFQGKILTATGLGSTITQASDIGDFPLLLASTIVMSLLVVTTNRLVWRPLYRLAQVKYQLMV
- a CDS encoding ABC transporter ATP-binding protein, which produces MVQNAAKTSFIALENIGKSYLQPNGQTISIIENINCQLQVGEIIALLGPSGSGKSTIMRMIAGLIPPSSGRVLYYNRPLVGLNPGVAIVFQNFALYPWLTVLENVELGLKAKGEPKDTRLQKALRMIDVIGLDGFENAYPKELSGGMRQRVGFARALAVEPELLCMDEPFSALDVLTAENLRFELLDLWLEKRIPTKSILIVTHGIEEAVTLADRVIVLGRNPGRIRADLPITLPHYRDRKSPEFQALVDQVYKILTNPDLPDISTQPTTTSSIPTTKPPSQPKYQSLPHVRIGSVAGLLELLEGRQEKDIYRIAQELLLEVDDLLPIVDASKLMELVAVTEGDIQLSANGEKFINSNIDERKAIIRDLLQQHIRLVQQICQLLLAKRNHRISEELVLDILENYFTSKEAQRQLRTAMDWGRYAELFSYDEPSGEIFIEDSAVELFDYRDSSDSILIDESNHQIEDDNP